In one window of Miscanthus floridulus cultivar M001 chromosome 12, ASM1932011v1, whole genome shotgun sequence DNA:
- the LOC136498458 gene encoding non-specific lipid transfer protein GPI-anchored 5-like, with protein sequence MTSLVVVLVALVFSRAAAQGNGCSSVMMTLSPCMDFISSKAPEPGISCCSVIAGVVQTDPRCLCMVLDGTATSFGISINQPRAMELPGVCKVKAPPISQCAGVPGAPAPTPSNEAATAEGEEVEAAADSPSGEVIGKPICSHLDASDQTGVGLFQYKTEDQILHL encoded by the exons ATGACCAgtctggtggtggtgctggtggcgcTGGTTTTCTCCAGGGCTGCAGCGCAGGGCAATGGCTGCTCGAGCGTGATGATGACCCTCTCCCCGTGCATGGACTTCATCTCGAGCAAGGCACCGGAACCAGGGATCTCCTGCTGCTCGGTGATCGCCGGAGTCGTCCAGACCGACCCCCGCTGCCTCTGCATGGTCCTGGATGGCACTGCGACATCCTTTGGCATCTCCATCAACCAGCCGAGGGCGATGGAGCTCCCTGGAGTCTGCAAGGTCAAAGCACCACCAATCAGCCAGTGCGCAG GCGTCCCAGGAGCACCTGCACCAACACCTTCCAACGAGGCAGCAACAGCAGAGGGGGAAGAAGTTGAGGCAGCAGCAGATTCCCCATCAGGTGAAGTCATTGGTAAACCTATATGTTCTCATTTAGATGCTTCTGACCAAACAGGAGTTGGGCTATTCCAATACAAAACAGAAGACCAAATTTTACATCTGTAA